The sequence below is a genomic window from Montipora capricornis isolate CH-2021 chromosome 14, ASM3666992v2, whole genome shotgun sequence.
AACTGAATCCTGTATTACTACTAGCCTAATGACTACTAGGAACTTGagcgtaaagacaacaacaacgaaCACTTTCCGGTTATCTCTGAGAGGTGAGCTCGTCAAGTGCACCTGAGAACACGACAGGCTTGAATGGAACCATGTTTTGCCATGGTCTGTGCTTCTGTTTCATGCTTGATggctgtcactcccctgctaagtggtggctttgtgcatagagccttcatCCGACATAGCGAGggaatgagagcgcgcgattttgtataatcacctgtgtttTTATACTAAATGCATATATGTGTTAGAAGGGGCCTGTGAGAGTTTAATGATCCGCACGCACTGTACAGACAGTCAAAGGATATGTCGGTCAGTATACAGTCCGGATCCGTTGATTATTATATGCATATCCACTGTGTTTGACGGGGTCTGTGAGCGTTTGACGATCAGTACAGACTGTAGACACCAGCTAAAATAATAACTGGGTCCATCAATTACTGAGAAAGGAGTAAACGGAGTAAGCTTATGTTCTTGAAAGCGTATGGGAATAAGTCACATTGTAGCAAAAGGAAACCAGCGTAAGTAGGGACTACTAAAACAAACGGAGTAAACATGTATGTCATTCGTAAAGTGCTTATGCACGAGTTACACTTTGTTGAAACTGAAGTGAGCAACAAACTGTTAAGGCAGAACGAATATGCTAAATAGTTAcgtatgcctcgttcttaacgCGAAAGGTGACCGAGGCAGGCATTACCTCCCTCAACGCTTTGAACAACTTTCAAACAAAGTTTTCAAACATTGCTCCTTATAACATGATCTCTTTTGCAACTTGTATAACATTTGCTGTCGTCAGCAGCCAGTGACAATGTTCCGTTGTCCACACGAGATCACTGAGAAGAAACGACTGGTGCCAGAGTGGTAAGTCCGTAAGTGGTGAAGGTTAATTGCCAATTATGACAGCCGTCGCGTGAGCAAATTGACCCCGAACGAGAGAAATTTTGTGGCAAACTTGAGAGACAAGTTGAGATAAAACTTGCTTACTGTATTGTTGGCTTTGCACTGGTTAGGAGAACTGTTACTCAAGAAAGCCCTTTCACTACGGAGAAACCTGGTTGAAATCGTTGTTACATTAATAACTCAGTTTCGACTTAGACTGAGGAGTAGGCTGCGTTTCGTCGCATTCTGCAAACGTAGGTTCAATTTTCTGGCACTAATCATGATTATTGAGCCTCAAGGATCTAGTGATGAGTTTAGCTTCGAGTGCGACAGAGAATATAAAAATATCTGCGGTACgcagtttagcagatatttgttttctgcacgTTTCGTTAAGAATCTGTTTGTGCATTCCTGCACAATTCATGTCCCCGATGAATTGATAGTACTCGTATTTGCATGAGAGCTATTTGATATAAATAGGGTGTGCATTGTAGTGGTTCTTCCTTCGGGTCGAACGCTAGGAACGACAACTTCACTTaattttttatctttgttcATCTTTTATTTTCTGCTGCTGATTTGCTTTCTTGTCATTTATAGTTTAAAAGTGTTCAATTTTCACCAGCGTTCAATTTTCACATTagcgctctgatgaagggctaacgctcgaaaagtcAGCTTTTCAATCTTTGTACAGTTAGTCATAGCCTGAAAGGTTTATTTTACGATCTCTAGGGCTGCAACGGATAGTGGCAATATCTTGACGGCTTCTTATCGATTTTGTTTTTAGTGTGGAGAATATGGCCACCTCAGCGTGAGCTGCAAGTCTAGGGATAGCGCCCAGGCCTCCTCTAGCTCAACGGCTAAATGACTAGATGACGGCGATCATAAAGTTGAGTATGCTTTAGAGTTTTTCGACATGTGCACAATCGCCTGCTTAAGGAAAGTGGGTGAGGGTAGCGGTGGCAGTGTTAAAGGTCGTTTGAAGTCTCATTACGAGTTTTGGGAGTCTGTGTTAGATGCCTCGCAATTTGCGACCAGCATGATCAGGGAGGGTTATAGGCTACCTTTTAGTGAGTATCCAACTCCTTGCTTTCTCAAGAATAATAGATCTGCTTTTAAGCACCCCGAGTTTGTTGTCAAAGCTATTGAAGAGCTTCTTTGCAATAATTGTATTATTGAGCACGAATTTCCTCCATATTGTGTCAATCCTCTAACCGTGGCGGAGGGCAAGAAGCTCCGTCTCGTTATCGACCTACGCCATGTAAACGCATTTGTTTCTAAAGTAAAATTTAAGTACGAAGATCTTAGATCTCTATCCCAAGTTCTGGAAGAGAATCGTTGGTTTTTTACCTGGGATCTTAAGTCAGGTTATCATCATGTCGACATCTTTGCAGATCACCAAAAGTATTTAGGATTTTCGTGGATAATTAACGGTAAACCCAGATATTTCTGCTTTTCAGTTCTACCATTCGGTCTAAGCTCGGcttgtcattgttttactaagcTTATGAGACCCTTAGTCAAGCGCTGGCGCTCTATGGGCCACCTGTCCTTTGCTTACTTAGACGACGGTTTTACTAGTCAGCCGGACTTCATCTCCGCCATGGCTGCAAGTACCATCCAAAGAAAGGAGCTCAGGTTGTCTGGCCTCGTGACTAACGAAGAAAAATCTAATTGGGAGCCTAGGCAAGTCGGAGAGTGGCTCGGCCTTGTAATCGATACCATCGCTATGCAATATAGAGTACCAGATAAGAAGTTAGCCAAGCTGAAATCCCTTCTCGATGGCGCTGTCAGTGACAAATACATAACCATCCGGCAACTGGCAAGGATTGCAGGTTCAGTCATCTCCATCAGTTTAGCCGTGGGACCCATTTCTCGACTATGCACGAGACAGATGTACTATGCCATCGAATCAAGGATCGGAGGCTGGGACCAACGCCTAACGCTGTCACCGGCACTCTTAGAGGAGCTGAGGTTTTGGTTGTTCAATATTGACAGCTTCAACGGTTTCGCTATCAGACCTCCATGCTCAACCTCGCCCACAGTCATTTACACCGATGCCAGCGACTTCGCATTCAACAACAAATACGCATCACCTGGTAGCTGTGGCGTTGATGCGCTTACCCTAGATTGGTCCGGTCACAATAACTGGTTATGCCCTCCAGCAAACTTAATAATGAAGTGCGTCCGCCATCTCGAATCCTGTCGTGGCACTGGGACACTGATCATTCCTGAATGGCCATCAGCTTTTTTCTGGCCGTTTCTGCACGCCGATTCCAGTTCCTTCAAGCCCTTCGTGAAAGAGGTTGTGCCGCTACCAAGGATAAAAGATCTCTTGTTGGAAGGCCCAGGGCAAGCGATCCTGTACAAGAGGAGGCAGTCTGTTTATGTTGGCTGCCCAGCGTTTAGAACTTTAGCATTACGCCTCGAGTTTATCTGAATCGTTTGTTGTTGCTATGGCACGTTTGCGCGTTTTGTCGTTACTAATTACTTATGCAAAAGCCATTTAGGCTATGTAAGCCATTTAGGCTACGTAAGCCATTTAGGCAATGTAAGTCATTTATGCTGTAAGCCTTTTAGGCAACGTTAGCCGTTTAGGCGATGTTAATAACTTGGTTTCCCCTTTCGCGGCTCTCTCGCAAATTATGCGCGTGTGTCCGTAATTTTAGCCACCTTCGGCCTCCTTATGTATGTGCATTGTAATAACCCGCGCAGTTGAGGGCGGTGCGGATCCATTTACTCACGTGAGGTGTGTTCTTGTTTCAGTACTTTACAGATATATTCAGTAAAGGGATCTGGTCCGACGCCAGGGAGTTGGAGGATCCTGAAATGGTTGTTCTAGTCAAAGAGCTGAAAAATCTTCGGAAGTCCTCAAAGGCAAGTTCAACGCTTTCCAAGTATGCTTCAAGCTGGAAAGCGTGGTGCACGTGGTCATCATCCACTCTGCACATCCCTGAGATACCTGCCAAGCCCCTACATGCTGCTCTGTTTCTGACGGAGATGTTTCTTTCATGCGTTGAAAAGGGCACCGGATCTTCAGCTCTTGAGTCAGCCGTCTATGCTATTAGATGGGCGCATCGCGCAGCCGGCTTGAATTCACTGACGGACCACCCAGTCGTGCAATCCACTCTGGAGGGCGCGAAAAGAAAGCTTGGACGGCCGGTGAATCCCAAGGAGCCAATCTCCTTGGAACTTGTAGAGACACTTTGCATGAATTACGCGTCCAGCTCATCCCTTAGACATCTTCGATTTCTGGTCATCCTACTCCTCGGCTACGCAGGGTTTTTATGTGTCGACGAGCTGCATTCGTTAAAAGTTGAGGATATATCTATTGTCGACGACCATATGGCAATTTCCGTCAGGAAGCGAAAAAACGACTAGTAAAGAGAAGGCCACACAGTTTACATCGCCAAGTCGGGGAAGGTCACTTTTCCTGTCACAACGACTGGAAAGCTCCTTGTTCATTTATCTGGTTCCAGCGCGGAGACGCCTTTAATTAGGAGAATCGTCAAATCAAAAAAAACGGAGCGCTTTCATTCCACGAAAGGAatttctactactactattcGTGAGGAGTTCAAGACCCACGTATCGCCATTTGCCGTTAACATACAGCATGAACAGCCTGAAATCTGGTGCAGCATCGAACTTGGGTTGCCGTTCATTAGACTCTGACCTGATTGACAGGCACGCCGGTTGGCGCTGCTCATATTCGAAAAGGCGCTACATCAAATATTCAAAAGATGATCTTCTCAAAGTGTCCAAGTCGTTGAACTTATAAAGAGCATTATGAACAGTCCTGTCAGGGGACGAGGAGTAGTCTCGGCCTGACCCAGATTTCCTACATTTCCTCTAACAGGTTTTACAGTTAGGTTTGTTCTGGCCTCCCTGACTCTCCTCCAAAAATTGGAAATTCTATCATTTTTGCTCAGTATTGTGTAAAGCATTTATTTGTAAGCATTAAACACGGTATGTTGTCGTTTACCGACCCATAACCAATAACTCAAGATCTTGCCTTGTCATGTTATTCCTCTTGGTTATGGGTTCAATAATTCTGTAGATAAGGGCAGAACAAGAGATATTGCAAAAACTGTCTTTTTAGGGCAAATAACTTTGTTTCGCAACAAAGCTGCATGCTTGATTACtggaaggaaaatgctgggctTAAGACCTTAGAACACGAAGAAACTGATTGTATTTCGAAATGTTTTCCGTTTGCGTGCACTTAAAATTTCAGGTCCAGAAATATTTCTGTTGCAAACGCACTAGACAAAATTCAGTCGGGTCTTGAAAAACCGCTTCCTCTTTAGCGGACACTGaaaatgatttattttgatATACAATTAGCTGCCTGTAAGGTGATTAGCGTTGTTGGGTTGATGGACGTTAGATGACTCGTCAAGGTGGTATTGGGCTCCCATGGCCGCTTGCCACGCTTTTTATAAGCTGGCCAATCTTACCATTTTTTACTGTCTTCCTAATATATTTTATCGAAACCCAAGTCCATCAGGACCATGATAAATACTTAATCTACGCATTTTGTGGCCAAAATACCATCTGCCGGAGGGCTAAATACCGTTGTCATCCCGTGAAATATCCTGTTGTTCAGTGGAAAAAGCATGGCAAAACGACAATCGCTGTACCAGCAGCAGACCAGCCGTTCGGCCTTGACATTTATATCTTGGTTTGTGGTGATGTCCATCCATTCATTACCTGGTCCCACTATCCAGGCGGCTGTGAAAGGAAGGAGAGTTTGCTACACTGCGGGGCAGCTAAAGCGCTTGCGGAAGTATTGTATCCGACCTATTTCCCCAACACCTATTCTATCTAAAGTCCTTTGTGATCACCTGGATGGTCGAAGATTTTGGTGAGTATATTGATGCTGGCCAATTTGGTAGCCTCAAAGGATCTTCCACCACTTATTGCCTACTCAATCTAATACACAATTGGCTCTCTGAGCTAAAGAATCCTGGCTGCTATCTAAGGGCTTGTTTCTGAGATTTTAGCAAGGCCTCTGACAGGATCAATTATATTATAGAGATCACCAAGCTTAAAGAGTTGGGCGTTGATTTCAATGGGTGTTGATTTCAATGGCTATCGTTCATCTACTTGCCAGATTAGGTGTGGTGTGCCTCAGGGCTCTATTTTAGGTCCTTTGCTTTTccttatttatattaatgatatatgtaatgtatcaaaggctttagacttcattctttttgctgacgacactaacatatttttttctcacaagGATGAGCTTTTTCTTTCACAAACACTTAATTCTGAGTTACTATCTTTATCTGAATGGTGCAAAGTCAACAAGCTTTccatcaatttaaaaaaatgtaattttatgatCTTCAAACGTAGGCAAAAAAGGCGAACACTTGATATATCTGTTGTTGTAAACAATCATATTATCGCACAGACTAAAGAGGTAGTGTTTTTGGGTGTGATTCTCGATGAGAATCTTTCTTGGAAACCGcatattttaaatgtttctaGAAAAATTTCGAAGTCTATCGGTATCATATATAAATCAAGCTTTTGCCTTTCTGCTATGAGCCTTCGTACTCTgtactttagtttagtttacccTTAC
It includes:
- the LOC138033359 gene encoding LOW QUALITY PROTEIN: uncharacterized protein (The sequence of the model RefSeq protein was modified relative to this genomic sequence to represent the inferred CDS: substituted 2 bases at 2 genomic stop codons); this encodes MCTIACLRKVGEGSGGSVKGRLKSHYEFWESVLDASQFATSMIREGYRLPFSEYPTPCFLKNNRSAFKHPEFVVKAIEELLCNNCIIEHEFPPYCVNPLTVAEGKKLRLVIDLRHVNAFVSKVKFKYEDLRSLSQVLEENRWFFTWDLKSGYHHVDIFADHQKYLGFSWIINGKPRYFCFSVLPFGLSSACHCFTKLMRPLVKRWRSMGHLSFAYLDDGFTSQPDFISAMAASTIQRKELRLSGLVTNEEKSNWEPRQVGEWLGLVIDTIAMQYRVPDKKLAKLKSLLDGAVSDKYITIRQLARIAGSVISISLAVGPISRLCTRQMYYAIESRIGGWDQRLTLSPALLEELRFWLFNIDSFNGFAIRPPCSTSPTVIYTDASDFAFNNKYASPGSCGVDALTLDWSGHNNWLCPPANLIMKCVRHLESCRGTGTLIIPEWPSAFFWPFLHADSSSFKPFVKEVVPLPRIKDLLLEGPGQAILYKRRQSVYYFTDIFSKGIWSDARELEDPEMVVLVKELKNLRKSSKASSTLSKYASSWKAWCTWSSSTLHIPEIPAKPLHAALFLTEMFLSCVEKGTGSSALESAVYAIRWAHRAAGLNSLTDHPVVQSTLEGAKRKLGRPVNPKEPISLELVETLCMNYASSSSLRHLRFLVILLLGYAGFLCVDELHSLKVEDISIVDDHMAISVRKRKNDXXREGHTVYIAKSGKVTFPVTTTGKLLVHLSGSSAETPLIRRIVKSKKTERFHSTKGISTTTIREEFKTHVSPFAVNIQHEQPEIWCSIELGLPFIRL